In the genome of Cryptomeria japonica chromosome 8, Sugi_1.0, whole genome shotgun sequence, one region contains:
- the LOC131061439 gene encoding LIM domain-containing protein WLIM2b yields MAFSGTQNKCKVCEKTVYFIDQLSADGIFYHKACFRCNHCKGTLKLSSYSSMEGVLYCKPHFEQLFRESGNYTKNFQSPKSNKSVDNIQPEMTRSPSRISTMFSGTQDKCATCGKTAYPLEKVTVEGSSYHKSCFKCSHGGCSISPSNYAALEGILYCKHHFAQLFKEKGSYNHLIKTASMKRGAGPVAEM; encoded by the exons ATGGCCTTCAGCGGGACGCAGAATAAGTGCAAAGTTTGTGAAAAGACAGTTTATTTTATAGATCAACTGTCTGCCGATGGGATTTTTTATCACAAGGCTTGTTTCAGGTGCAATCATTGCAAAGGAACGCTTAAg TTGAGTAGTTACTCATCAATGGAGGGAGTTCTCTATTGCAAACCTCACTTTGAACAGCTTTTCAGAGAGTCCGGGAACTACACCAAGAATTTTCAGTCCC caaaatcaaacaaatcagTGGACAATATTCAACCTGAGATG ACGCGATCGCCTAGCAGGATTTCTACCATGTTCTCTGGCACTCAAGATAAATGTGCCACCTGTGGTAAAACGGCATACCCTCTTGAGAAG GTCACTGTTGAAGGTTCATCGTACCACAAATCCTGTTTCAAGTGCTCTCATGGGGGTTGCTCGATCAGCCCTTCAAATTATGCTGCGCTAGAAGGCATACTGTATTGCAAGCATCACTTTGCCCAGCTTTTCAAGGAAAAGGGAAGTTATAATCATCTTATCAAGACTGCTTCTATGAAACGAGGAGCAGGTCCAGTTGCTGAGATGTGA